The Bacteroidales bacterium sequence ACCCGGATGGGCACCTTCATATAAATCCAGCGCCCAGCCATTGGCGGGGAATGGCTTTAGTTCCAGAGCCACTGCGATCAAAACCATAAATACAGCAACAATTCCACCTTTCACAGCGGTCAGGTCCGCGTTGATGATGTCGTTGATGTAAAGCGACCCTGCATATTGGTAAATGAAAATGATACCGATCAGCAGCAGGCCTGAAATGATTCCTGTGGCAATAAGATATTTAAAACCTGCGGACAGGGCCTTGTTTTCGCGTTGCAGCAATACCAGTCCGACAATGGCTACACTGCTCACCTCCAGAAAAACAAAAAGGTTGAACAGGTCGCGTGTCATAATCACTACATTCAAACCCACAAAAAGCAGCAGGTAAACGATCATGGAATTGACCCCCTGCTTTTTCAGCCTGTCCCATAGATAAAAACCTCCCAGCAATCCGATCAGATTTATAATGGAAGTAAAAAATGCCTCCATCTCACCCATTTTCAGGTTGATTGAAAAGGGAGGTTTGAAGCCTGCAGTATAGGTATAATGTGGGGCATTGCCGGCGAATGCTACGGACCATAACCATTGAAAGGAGATAAAGGTCATCAGGGTTAAGGTAAGCAACATGATGGTTCCGGAAGTACTTTTCCCTGCCTTTTTGGTTAATCCGAGCAGAAATGCAATACCAAGTCCTGAAGCAACAATGTATATTGGTTCTACCATTTTAGATCGTTAAAATTTTTGATATCGAGTGTTTTCTTCCTTTGGTATAGTCTTAAGGCATATGCAAGCATCAGGGCTGTAATTCCCAGTCCGATTACGATAGCTGTAAGCACCAATGCCTGGGGCAGCGGATCGACGATCTCCTGTGTTGCATTTTTAATGTTTACTGCTTCATCCAGAATGGGCGCCGTTTTTCCTTTCACATAACCTACACCCACCATTATGATATGGATTCCTGTGTCAAAAAGAGAAAAACCAATGATCATCTTGATGATGTTATGCTTGGTCAGGATGGCCCACAGACCGATCAAGATCAGTAATATACCCGTAATGATCGCTATGTGTGATAAACTGATCTGTTCCATTATATTTCTTCTTTCTGTGTTTCCTGCAGATTGCTTACAATGCCTGACAATTCGGAGCCGACTTTCAATCCTATAAATATATATATGATAGGAATGGCCCCCGCACTGATCAGTTCTCCGAAATCTCCCAAACCGATAATGGTATTATCCAGAAACCCGCTTGCAAGCAGTAGTCCTAGTATGCCCAGTATGATGAAAGAAAAGCCCGATATGGATTCTACAACAGAAATAATCCGGTGATTGACCTTTTTAACCGGATTAGCCAGCAACATTAGAACGAGAGCTGAAGCAAGAATGGCTCCACCCTGAAATCCACCACCCGGTGTTAAGTGTCCATTGATAAATACATAGATACCGAACAGAAAAATAAGGGGCGTGATGACGGTTGCTGCTGTAGCTAATATTTCGCTTGCTTTTCTTATTTTCGGATTATAAGCAGTTGACTCATCATTCCTTATTTTTAATACGAATCCAATGATTGAAGCGGCC is a genomic window containing:
- a CDS encoding NADH-quinone oxidoreductase subunit K is translated as MEQISLSHIAIITGILLILIGLWAILTKHNIIKMIIGFSLFDTGIHIIMVGVGYVKGKTAPILDEAVNIKNATQEIVDPLPQALVLTAIVIGLGITALMLAYALRLYQRKKTLDIKNFNDLKW